One stretch of Fibrobacter sp. DNA includes these proteins:
- a CDS encoding M48 family metallopeptidase, with product MKYVGLQTQIWRNNRNTVILLCMFPVILLGMVLLAIMTLDFFGWFCWDGACPPGPQAATFHWPIIWYYFKDAMPFTLSMTGLWFIIAYCTNTAIIRHITHAKPTERKDNLRVYNLVENLCIAGGIEMPQINIVEDDQLNAFASGVDVPSFTITLTTGLIDKLDDAELAAVIGHELTHIKNRDTRLMVVCIVFVGIFAAIRSMAVRMLMGLLTGPRRRTTNRSKKNGGGGGAIFGIILFLVALIIWSTVGYFFSWLTRMAISRTREYVADAGGAELCGDPLALASALQKISDNPGLDNVHRGDVAQLYIIHPDEEFDNDMKLSGWVAKANTMFCTHPDTPERIKILKQF from the coding sequence TTGGCGGAATAACCGCAATACGGTTATCCTGCTCTGCATGTTTCCCGTGATTCTTCTCGGGATGGTTCTCCTGGCGATTATGACCCTGGATTTTTTCGGCTGGTTCTGTTGGGACGGAGCCTGCCCGCCGGGTCCTCAGGCCGCCACATTCCACTGGCCTATCATCTGGTACTATTTCAAGGACGCCATGCCCTTCACCCTTAGCATGACGGGGCTCTGGTTCATTATCGCCTACTGCACGAATACCGCCATCATCCGCCACATCACTCATGCGAAGCCGACGGAACGCAAGGACAACCTGCGGGTCTATAATCTGGTGGAAAACCTCTGCATCGCAGGGGGCATCGAAATGCCCCAAATCAACATCGTCGAAGACGACCAGCTGAACGCTTTTGCCAGCGGGGTGGATGTTCCGTCTTTCACAATCACGCTTACGACCGGACTTATAGACAAACTAGATGATGCGGAACTGGCCGCCGTCATTGGGCACGAACTGACCCACATCAAGAATCGGGACACCCGCCTGATGGTGGTATGTATCGTATTCGTCGGGATTTTTGCGGCCATCCGGTCCATGGCCGTGCGAATGCTTATGGGGCTGCTCACCGGGCCCCGCCGCCGCACCACCAACCGCAGCAAAAAAAATGGCGGCGGCGGTGGCGCCATTTTCGGAATCATCCTGTTCTTGGTGGCGCTTATCATATGGAGCACCGTCGGGTATTTCTTCAGCTGGCTTACCCGTATGGCCATTTCCCGCACACGCGAATACGTGGCCGATGCCGGCGGTGCCGAACTCTGTGGAGACCCTTTGGCCCTGGCCTCTGCCCTGCAGAAAATTTCTGACAATCCGGGTCTTGACAATGTCCACCGGGGCGACGTGGCTCAACTCTACATAATACACCCCGACGAGGAATTCGACAACGACATGAAACTCTCGGGCTGGGTGGCCAAGGCGAATACCATGTTCTGCACCCACCCCGACACGCCAGAACGTATCAAAATTCTGAAACAGTTCTAG